In a genomic window of Magnolia sinica isolate HGM2019 chromosome 16, MsV1, whole genome shotgun sequence:
- the LOC131228965 gene encoding gallate 1-beta-glucosyltransferase 84A24-like, producing MGSDLVHVLLVSFPAQGHINPLLRLAKRLASKGLLVTFSTTEAIAHMMQKANNNITATNTLTPIGKGYLRFDFFSDGWDVDHPQRNDLDAYMVQLNSVGPTSLADLIERQASEGRRVSCVINNPFSPWVLDVATDMGIPCGVLWVQSCAVFSTYYHYLHNLAKFPTSSEPHISVQLPGMPLLKADDLPSFLLPGTPYGCLTELILGQFKNLSKASWVMVDSFDELENSILESISPLVPITPIGPLFKSIDTESDSTSVRGDMWKAVDCLEWLDSHSPASVIYISFGSVVVLGGDQMEEMAWGLRNSKRPFLWVVRPTENSADTRLPKGFLEEIEGQGKVVQWCPQDRVLSHPSIACFVTHCGWNSTMESLSCGIPIIAFPQWGDQITNAKFISDVYGVGLRLGHPKGGPLVTRGEVERCVAEMTDGGPKAEEIKKNSMKWKEAAVKAVSIGGSSDKNIQAIVDDVRGRAENQNGPKADV from the coding sequence ATGGGAAGCGACCTCGTCCATGTTCTTCTCGTTTCCTTCCCGGCCCAAGGCCACATAAACCCCTTGCTCAGGTTAGCAAAGAGGTTAGCATCTAAGGGCCTTTTGGTAACATTTTCCACCACTGAGGCCATTGCCCATATGATGCAAAAGGCCAATAACAACATCACAGCCACCAACACCCTAACACCCATAGGCAAAGGCTACCTCAGGTTCGATTTCTTCTCCGACGGTTGGGATGTGGACCACCCCCAAAGAAACGACCTAGATGCATACATGGTCCAGCTCaattcagtgggtcccacgtcgcTTGCGGATCTCATCGAACGGCAGGCTAGCGAGGGCCGCCGGGTGTCATGTGTCATCAACAATCCGTTTTCACCGTGGGTCTTGGATGTGGCCACTGATATGGGCATCCCCTGTGGAGTGTTGTGGGTGCAGTCGTGCGCCGTCTTCTCCACGTATTATCACTATCTTCATAATCTAGCCAAGTTCCCGACCTCATCTGAGCCGCACATCAGCGTCCAGTTGCCAGGTATGCCGTTGCTGAAGGCCGATGATTTGCCATCTTTCCTATTACCAGGCACTCCTTATGGCTGCTTAACGGAGTTGATCTTGGGCCAGTTCAAGAACCTCTCGAAAGCTTCTTGGGTTATGGTGGATTCGTTCGACGAGCTTGAGAATTCCATCCTTGAGTCCATATCCCCCCTTGTGCCTATCACCCCCATCGGCCCCCTATTCAAATCGATCGATACGGAAAGTGATTCCACCTCCGTCCGTGGCGATATGTGGAAAGCCGTAGATTGCCTAGAGTGGTTAGATTCCCACTCACCAGCCTCGGTGATCTATATCTCTTTTGGCAGTGTCGTGGTCCTTGGAGGTGACCAAATGGAAGAGATGGCCTGGGGACTTCGGAACAGCAAACGTCCATTCCTGTGGGTGGTGAGACCAACGGAGAATTCGGCAGACACGCGTCTACCAAAAGGGTTCTTAGAAGAAATAGAGGGCCAAGGTAAGGTGGTGCAATGGTGTCCACAGGATCGTGTGTTATCGCACCCTTCGATTGCTTGCTTTGTGACCCACTGTGGTTGGAATTCGACTATGGAGAGCCTTAGTTGCGGCATCCCGATCATCGCATTCCCTCAATGGGGTGATCAAATAACAAATGCCAAGTTCATATCTGATGTTTACGGAGTCGGCCTACGTTTGGGCCACCCCAAAGGCGGCCCACTAGTCACTAGGGGAGAAGTAGAGCGATGTGTGGCTGAGATGACCGACGGTGGGCCCAAAGCCGAAGAAATCAAGAAGAATTCCATGAAGTGGAAGGAGGCCGCGGTAAAGGCGGTCAGCATAGGTGGATCTTCGGACAAGAATATTCAAGCCATTGTGGATGATGTGAGAGGCAGAGCAGAAAATCAAAACGGTCCAAAAGCTGATGTATGA
- the LOC131229170 gene encoding gallate 1-beta-glucosyltransferase 84A24-like: MGSDLVHVLLVSFPAQGHINPFLRLAKRLASKGLLVTFSTTEAIAHMMQKATNNITATNTLTPIGKGHLRFDFFSDGWDVDHPQRNDLDAYMVRLNSVGPTSLADLIERQASEGRRVSCVINNPFLPWVLDVATDMSIPCGVLWVQSCAVFSTYYHYLHNLAKFPTSSEPHISVQLPGMPLLKADDLPSFLIPGTPYGCLTELILGQFKNLSKASWVMVDSFDELENSILESISPLVPITPIGPLFKSIDTDSDSTSVRGDMWKAVDCLEWLDSHSPASVIYISFGSVVVLGGDQMEEMAWGLRNSKRPFLWVVRPTENSAETGLPKGFLEEIEVQGKVVQWCPQDRVLSHPSIACFVTHCGWNSTMESLSCGIPIIAFPQWGDQITNAKFISDVYGVGLRLGHRKGGPLVTREEVERCVAEMTDGGPKAEEIKKNSMKWKEAAEKAVGKGGSSDQNIQAIVDDVRG; the protein is encoded by the coding sequence ATGGGAAGCGACCTCGTCCATGTCCTTCTCGTTTCCTTCCCGGCCCAAGGCCACATAAACCCCTTCCTCAGGTTAGCAAAGAGGTTAGCATCTAAGGGCCTTTTGGTCACATTTTCCACCACTGAGGCCATTGCCCATATGATGCAAAAGGCCACTAACAACATCACAGCCACCAACACCCTAACACCCATAGGCAAGGGCCACCTCAGGTTCGATTTCTTCTCCGACGGTTGGGATGTGGACCACCCCCAAAGGAACGACCTAGATGCATACATGGTCCGGCTCaattcagtgggtcccacgtcgcTTGCGGATCTCATCGAACGGCAGGCTAGCGAGGGCCGCCGGGTGTCATGTGTCATCAACAATCCGTTTTTACCGTGGGTCTTGGATGTGGCCACAGATATGAGCATCCCCTGTGGAGTGTTGTGGGTGCAGTCGTGCGCCGTCTTCTCCACGTATTATCACTATCTTCATAATCTAGCCAAGTTCCCGACCTCATCTGAACCGCACATCAGCGTCCAGTTGCCAGGTATGCCGTTGCTGAAGGCCGATGATTTGCCATCTTTCCTGATACCAGGCACTCCTTATGGCTGCTTAACGGAGTTGATCTTGGGCCAGTTCAAGAACCTTTCGAAAGCTTCTTGGGTCATGGTGGATTCGTTCGACGAGCTTGAGAATTCCATCCTTGAGTCCATATCCCCCCTTGTGCCTATCACACCCATCGGCCCCCTATTCAAATCGATCGATACGGACAGTGATTCCACCTCCGTCCGTGGCGATATGTGGAAAGCCGTAGATTGCCTTGAGTGGTTAGATTCCCACTCACCAGCCTCGGTGATCTATATCTCTTTTGGCAGTGTCGTGGTCCTTGGAGGCGACCAAATGGAAGAGATGGCCTGGGGACTTCGGAACAGCAAACGTCCATTCCTGTGGGTGGTGAGACCAACGGAGAATTCGGCAGAAACGGGTCTACCAAAAGGGTTCTTAGAAGAAATAGAGGTCCAAGGTAAGGTGGTGCAATGGTGTCCACAGGATCGTGTGTTATCGCATCCTTCGATTGCTTGCTTTGTGACCCACTGTGGTTGGAATTCGACTATGGAGAGCCTTAGTTGCGGCATCCCGATCATCGCATTCCCTCAATGGGGTGATCAAATAACAAATGCCAAGTTCATATCTGATGTTTACGGGGTCGGCCTACGTTTGGGCCACCGCAAAGGCGGCCCACTAGTCACTAGGGAAGAAGTAGAGCGATGTGTGGCTGAGATGACCGACGGTGGGCCCAAAGCCGAAGAAATCAAGAAGAATTCCATGAAGTGGAAGGAGGCCGCGGAAAAGGCAGTAGGCAAGGGCGGATCTTCCGACCAGAACATCCAAGCCATTGTGGATGATGTGAGAGGCTGA